One Nyctibius grandis isolate bNycGra1 chromosome 26, bNycGra1.pri, whole genome shotgun sequence DNA window includes the following coding sequences:
- the ARHGAP23 gene encoding rho GTPase-activating protein 23 has protein sequence MNGIAFCLVGIPPPAPAPELGRRDEASPNAPAPPEGPLPWVGPRTVVLRKSSQGGFGFTLRHFIVYPPESAVHNPAQEEEEDGNRAGPPRSRLEPVDTIFVKSVREDGPAHRAGLRTGDRLVKVNGESIIGKTYSQVIALIQNSDDVLELSIMPKDEDILQLAYSQDAYLKGNEPYSGGAQSIPEPPPICYPRKTYPFQARGTEPPTPGQSPLATTTLAGPRSEAGGSPAHRPDEPQPGGAPPRPAAPHTHPGSFSRTGCPSNAASSLPDRYGIPPAAPSSCYGVPKPVPEHRTHCGFKEGAGGFRGSGQRPPGREECQQALCRWLHRRSASEERRHPTAPRCRSASHERLGGSAVAPRGWPHSASHDTLLLLHPPPRADRCPRAYGRSGEAPEPGALLCPRLYRAAWLPERVCRATGTAAGQHIPPFAPSSSSSSPREPAHKPPSQPNLPSVDDSGYVGYRSYSPSFQRRTGLLHALSFRDPAFGGLPAFSIPQRPERGVPAAPPPPGPAPGPRERQPESSRAPEQPEERRDEVVLRQKPPTGRKMPAPLRQMNFVFAEGVKETDICDPPTAGGRGDRPVAEQQARRVAPLAAPEDSLASIPFIDEPTSPSIDLKAKHVPASSVVSSAMNSAPAVATSPSSPTFAFALSRHYSQDCSSIKAGRRSSYLLAITTERSKSCDDGLNTFRDEGKILRRMPSRVPSLRMLRSFFTDGSLDSLGTSEDARSKRHSTSELSDVPLSAVRREGWLHCKQLLTKKGKKVGGGIRQWKRVFAVLRARSLYLCRDRDRREAATGAPAPGEEEPPISIRACLVDISYSETKRKHVFRLTTADFCEYLFQAEDREDMLAWIKVIRENSKAEGEDPGFASQALINKKLNDYRKVSPAGTKPDSSPKGSRGLGIRAEFLKQTGTSTPRSPRQDAAVTKDESSSQKAPWGINIMKKNKKSAPRAFGVRLEECQPAPHNKNVPLIVEACCKVVEDRGLEYMGIYRVPGNNAVVSSLQEQLNKGATEINLQDERWQDLNVISSLLKSFFRKLPEPLFTDDKYNDFIEANRIEDASERMRTLRKLIRDLPGHYYETLKFLVGHLKTIADHSEKNKMEPRNLALVFGPTLVRTSEDNMTDMVTHMPDRYKIVETLIQHSDWFFSDKEDKGEKTPVEEKEAQAVPNIEYLLPNIGRTAAPGDAAGSTCSGSAKPKGTWPSRKAPPHRDLLAIPFVSAAARKRRKKREAEGVGSSTDDDAERRDTPGREQEDEGTVATLPAPGKAPRGTGAEPAAPSPAGMEQEGSGEPRGAGPEPAPDARSIVSGYSTLSTLDRSLCSEVPSVAGSRGEEADDERSELSHVETDTESREGARPRPGQGDAGDEDKGPPGRPSFNSHRLIQCDTLARRKLGRPRLGGETPAPTGEDPPYPGRPSLREQLRQRLRGSAEDVGVRLRRAHSPESRRRKGSWRRHTVVVPGGLKDLNFNEWKEPRGLEVAPGPCRGDKDSGLSSLESTKARPPAPTPAQPGTTSPPGSPPAPLRFPQCL, from the exons CCAGAGCTGGGCCGGAGAGATGAGGCGTCCCCGAACGCCCCTGCGCCCCCCGAGGGACCCTTGCCCTGGGTGGGCCCCAGGACGGTGGTGCTGCGGAAGAGCTCGCAGGGGGGGTTCGGCTTCACCCTCCGCCACTTCATCGTCTACCCCCCCGAGTCGGCGGTGCACAACCCTGCCCAG gaggaggaggaggacgggAACCGAGCAG GTCCCCCCCGGAGCCGCCTGGAGCCCGTGGACACCATCTTCGTGAAGAGCGTGCGGGAGGACGGGCCGGCGCACCGGGCTGGGCTGCGCACCG GGGACCGGCTGGTCAAGGTGAACGGGGAGAGCATCATCGGGAAAACCTACTCGCAGGTCATCGCGCTCATCCAGAACAG TGACGATGTGCTGGAGCTCTCCATCATGCCCAAGGACGAGGACATCCTCCAGCTG GCGTACTCGCAGGACGCGTACCTGAAGGGCAACGAGCCGTACTCCGGCGGGGCGCAGAGCATCCCCGAGCCCCCCCCCATCTGCTACCCGCGGAAGACGTACCCGTTCCAGGCGCGGGGCACcgagccccccaccccgggccAGTCCCCGCTCGCCACGACCACCCTCGCCGGCCCCCGCAGCGAGGCGGGCGGCAGCCCCGCGCACCGCCCCGACGAGCCGCAGCCCGGGGGTGCCCCCCCGCGCCCTGCCGCCCCCCACACCCACCCCGGCTCCTTCTCCCGCACCGGCTGCCCCAGCAACGCCGCATCCTCCCTGCCCGACCGCTACGGGatcccccccgccgccccctcctcctgctATGGGGTCCCCAAGCCCGTCCCGGAGCACCGGACTCACTGTGGCTTCAAGGAGGGCGCCGGGGGGTTCCGGGGGTCCGGGCAGCGGCCCCCCGGCCGCGAGGAGTGCCAGCAGGCTCTGTGCCGCTGGCTGCACCGGCGCAGCGCCTCGGAGGAGCGCCGGCACCCCACGGCCCCCCGCTGCCGCAGCGCGTCCCACGAGCGCCTGGGGGGCTCGGCGGTGGCCCCCCGGGGCTGGCCCCACAGCGCGTCGCACGacaccctgctgctgctgcaccccccgccccgcgccgaCCGCTGCCCGCGCGCCTACGGGCGCTCCGGGGAGGCTCCGGAGCCCGGcgccctgctctgccctcgCCTCTACCGTGCCGCGTGGCTACCAGAGAGGGTCTGCAGGGCCACCGGCACCGCCGCCGGGCAGCACATCCCACCCTTcgcaccttcctcctcctcctcctcgccgcgGGAGCCGGCGCACAAGCCCCCGTCGCAGCCCAACTTGCCCAGCGTGGACGATTCGGGCTACGTTGGCTACCGGAGCTACAGCCCGTCCTTCCAGCGCCGCACCGGGCTGCTGCACGCCCTCTCCTTCCGCGACCCGGCTTTCGGGGGGCTGCCCGCCTTCAGCATCCCGCAGCGGCCCGAGAGGGGGGTCCCCGCCGCCCCAccaccccccggccccgcgccgggcCCCAGGGAGCGGCAGCCCGAGAGCAGCCGGGCGCCGGAGCAGCCCGAGGAGCGGAGGGACGAGGTGGTTTTGCGGCAGAAGCCGCCCACGGGCCGCAAGATGCCCGCGCCGCTGCGGCAGATGAACTTTGTCTTCGCCGAGGGGGTGAAGGAGACGGACATTTGTGACCCCCCGACGGCCGGCGGCAGAGGGGACAGGCCGGTGGCCGAGCAGCAAGCCCGGCGCGTGGCTCCTTTGGCGGCCCCCGAGGACTCGCTGGCGTCCATCCCCTTCATCG ATGaacccaccagccccagcatcGACCTGAAGGCCAAGCACGTCCCCGCCTCCTCGGTGGTCTCCAGCGCCATGAACTCGGCGCCCGCCGTCgccaccagcccctcctcgCCCACCTTCGCCTTCGCCCTGAGCCGGCACTACTCCCAGGACTGCA GCAGCATCAAGGCCGGCCGCCGCTCCTCCTACCTCCTGGCCATCACCACCGAGCGCTCCAAGTCCTGTGACGATGGTCTGAACACATTTCGGGACGAGGGGAAGATCCTAAG GAGGATGCCCAGCCGGGTCCCCAGCCTCCGCATGCTGAGGAGCTTCTTCACCGATGGG TCCCTGGACAGCCTCGGCACGTCCGAAGACGCCCGCTCCAAAAGACACTCAACCTCGGAGCTCTCGGACGTCCCGTTGAGCGCCGTGAGGAGGGAGGGCTGGCTCCACTGCAAGCAGCTCCTCACCAAAAAGGGGAAG AAGGTCGGCGGAGGCATCCGGCAGTGGAAGCGCGTCTTCGCCGTGCTGCGCGCCCGCTCGCTGTACCTGTGCCGGGACAGGGACCGGCGGGAGGCGGCCACCGGCGCCCCGGCCCCAGGTGAGGAGGAGCCGCCGATCAGCATCCGAGCGTGCCTGGTGGACATCTCCTACAGCGAGACCAAGAGGAAGCACGTCTTCCGCCTGACGACCGCTGACTTCTGTGAATATCTCTTTCAGGCAGAGGATCGGGAAGACATGCTGGCCTGGATCAAAGTCATCAGGGAGAACAGCAAGGCTGAGGGCGAG GACCCCGGTTTTGCCAGCCAAGCGCTTATCAACAAGAAGTTAAATGACTACCGGAAAGTGAG ccctgcggGCACCAAGCCCGATTCCTCGCCCAAGGGCTCGCGTGGGCTGGGGATCCGAGCCGAGTTCCTGAAGCAGACGGGAACCAGCACGCCCCGGTCCCCCAGGCAGGATGCGGCCGTCACCAAAG ATGAGAGCAGCTCCCAAAAAGCCCCGTGGGGCATCAAcatcatgaagaaaaacaagaaatctgCCCCGCGGGCCTTTGGCGTGAGGCTGGAGGAGTGCCAGCCTGCCCCGCACAACAAG AACGTCCCCCTGATCGTCGAAGCTTGCTGCAAGGTGGTGGAGGACCGAGGGCTGGAGTACATGGGCATCTACCGCGTGCCCGGGAACAACGCGGTGGTGTCCAGCCTGCAGGAGCAGCTCAACAAGGGAGCCACCGAGATCAACCTGCAGGATGAG CGGTGGCAGGACCTGAACGTCATCAGCAGCCTGTTGAAATCCTTCTTCCGAAAGCTGCCCGAGCCCCTCTTCACCGACG ATAAGTACAACGACTTCATCGAGGCCAACCGCATCGAGGACGCCAGCGAGAGGATGAGGACGCTGCGGAAGCTG ATCCGGGACCTGCCAGGTCACTACTATGAGACGCTCAAGTTCCTGGTGGGTCACCTGAAGACCATCGCTGACCACTCGGAGAAGAACAAG ATGGAGCCCCGAAACCTGGCGCTGGTGTTCGGCCCCACGCTGGTGCGCACGTCCGAGGACAACATGACCGACATGGTGACGCACATGCCCGACCGCTACAAGATCGTGGAGACCCTCATCCAGCAC TCAGACTGGTTCTTCAGCGACAAGGAGGACAAGGGTGAGAAG ACCCcagtggaggagaaggaggctcAGGCCGTGCCCAACATCGAGTACCTGCTGCCCAACATCGGCAGGACCGCGGCGCCCGGCGATGCCGCAG GCTCCACCTGCAGCGGCTCCGCCAAACCCAAG GGCACGTGGCCGTCGCGGAAGGCGCCGCCGCACCGGGACCTCCTCGCCATCCCCTTTGTCTCGGCCGCCGCCcgcaagaggaggaagaagagagaggcCGAAGGCGTCGGGAGCAGCACTGACGACGACGCGGAGCGCAGGGACACCCCGGGCCGGGAGCAGGAGGACGAGGGGACCGTGGCCACCCTGCCAGCACCCGGCAAAGCCCCCCGCGGCACCGGCGCCGAGccggcagcccccagcccggccgggATGGAGCAGGAGGGCTCCGGGGAGCCCAGGGGTGCCGGGCCCGAGCCGGCGCCCGACGCCCGCTCCATCGTGTCGGGCTACTCCACGCTGTCCACCCTGGACCGCAGCCTGTGCTCCGAGGTGCCGTCGGTGGCCGGGAGCCGCGGGGAGGAGGCGGACGACGAGCGCAGCGAGCTGAGCCACGTGGAGACGGACACGGAGAGCCGGGAGggtgcccggccccggccggggcagggggatgcGGGGGACGAGGACAAAGGcccccccggccgcccctccTTCAACTCCCACCGCCTGATCCAGTGCGACACGCTGGCCCGCAGGAAGCTGGGCCGGCCCCGGCTGGGCGGCGAGACCCCGGCACCCACCGGGGAGGACCCCCCCTACCCCGGGCGGCCCTCGCTGCGGGAGCAGCTCCGGCAGCGCCTGCGGGGCTCGGCCGAAGACGTGGGGGTCCGCCTGCGCCGGGCCCACTCCCCCGAGAGCCGCCGCAGGAAGGGCAGCTGGCGCCGGCACACCGTGGTGGTGCCGGGGGGCCTCAAGGACCTCAACTTCAACGAGTGGAAGGAGCCGCGGGGGCTGGAGGTGGCCCCGGGACCCTGCCGGGGGGACAAGGACTCGGGGCTCAGCAGCCTGGAGTCCACCAAGGCCCGGCCGCCGGCTCCCACCCCGGCACAGCCCGGCACCACCAgccccccgggcagccccccggcccccctgcgCTTCCCCCAGTGCCTCTGA